The Streptomyces nitrosporeus genome includes a window with the following:
- the nirD gene encoding nitrite reductase small subunit NirD — protein sequence MTTPTMETARDTGTIQLAAGDGWLPVCDRALLTPGRGVAALLPDGRQVALFMDRAGRAYAIDNRDPFTGAYVLSRGLVGSDGGRPFVASPLLKQRFDLATGVCLDDDEVTVPVFEVRAD from the coding sequence ATGACGACCCCGACGATGGAAACCGCCCGGGACACCGGGACGATCCAACTCGCGGCCGGGGACGGCTGGCTGCCGGTCTGCGACCGCGCGCTGCTGACCCCGGGCCGGGGGGTGGCGGCCCTCCTCCCGGACGGCCGGCAGGTGGCCCTGTTCATGGACCGGGCGGGGCGCGCGTACGCGATCGACAACCGGGACCCGTTCACCGGGGCGTACGTCCTCTCCCGCGGGCTGGTCGGCTCGGACGGGGGGCGGCCGTTCGTCGCCTCGCCGCTGCTCAAGCAGCGCTTCGACCTGGCGACGGGCGTCTGCCTGGACGACGACGAGGTCACCGTGCCGGTCTTCGAGGTCCGCGCCGACTGA
- the nirB gene encoding nitrite reductase large subunit NirB yields MPVSTPPTAPTGGVPTIVVVGHGMVGQRFLEALAERGLTAAAGTARIVVLCEEPRPAYDRVQLTSYFSGRTPEDLALAEPDFMDRHGIELYVGDPAESVDREARTVTARSGRTFPYDTLVLATGSYPFVPPVPGKDAEGCFVYRTIEDLLAIEEYARTARTGAVVGGGLLGLEAAGALKGLGLDTHVVEFAPRLMPVQVDEGGGAALLRTIEGMGLSVHTGVGTQEVTTGDDGRVSGMALSDGSALATDLVVFSAGVRPRDQLARDCGLEVGPRGGIVVDEQCRTSDRDVFAIGECALASDGRVYGLVAPGYEMALAAAEVIAGSTASFTGADLSTKLKLLGVDVASFGDAHGAAEGCLDVVYADSRSGVYKKLVVGRDGTLLGGVLVGDADQYGTLRPMTGTVLPVAPEQLVLPAGAGGPVTLGPSSLPDEAVICSCHNVTKGAICEHTTLPEVKKCTKAGTGCGSCVKVIGQLLPQPEDQGLCGCFSYSRSELYEIVRTLGVTSYASLLDSHGREQARGGEGCEVCKPTVGSIIASLAPTVGASGYVLDGEQAALQDTNDHFLANLQRNGSYSVVPRIPGGEITPEKLIVIGEVARDFGLYTKITGGQRIDLFGARVDQLPLIWTRLVDAGFESGHAYGKALRTVKSCVGQTWCRYGVQDSVKMAIDLELRYRGLRAPHKFKSAVSGCARECAEARGKDFGVIATAQGWNLYVGGNGGATPRHADLLAQDLSDAELVRLIDRFLMFYIRTADRLERTAAWLDRIEGGLEHVRDVVVHDSLGICDELERLMADHVSGYRDEWAETINDPERLRRFVTFVNDPDVPDPSVKFVPERDQVKPDLEILAGPVLAVRTLEGTPS; encoded by the coding sequence ATGCCGGTGTCCACTCCCCCGACCGCCCCCACCGGGGGCGTGCCGACGATCGTGGTCGTCGGGCACGGCATGGTCGGCCAGCGGTTCCTGGAAGCGCTCGCCGAGCGCGGGCTGACCGCCGCCGCGGGCACGGCCCGGATCGTGGTGCTCTGCGAGGAGCCCCGCCCCGCCTACGACCGGGTCCAGCTGACCTCGTACTTCTCCGGGAGGACGCCCGAGGACCTCGCGCTGGCCGAGCCGGACTTCATGGACCGGCACGGGATCGAGCTGTACGTCGGCGACCCCGCCGAGAGCGTCGACCGTGAGGCGCGCACGGTCACCGCGCGCTCCGGGCGGACGTTCCCGTACGACACGCTGGTGCTGGCCACCGGCTCCTACCCGTTCGTCCCGCCGGTGCCCGGCAAGGACGCGGAGGGCTGCTTCGTCTACCGCACCATCGAGGACCTCCTCGCCATCGAGGAGTACGCGAGGACCGCGAGAACCGGCGCGGTCGTCGGCGGCGGGCTGCTCGGCCTGGAGGCGGCGGGCGCGCTGAAGGGCCTCGGGCTCGACACGCACGTCGTGGAGTTCGCGCCCCGGCTGATGCCGGTGCAGGTGGACGAGGGCGGCGGTGCGGCGCTGCTGCGCACCATCGAGGGCATGGGCCTCTCCGTCCACACCGGCGTCGGCACCCAGGAGGTCACCACGGGCGACGACGGCCGGGTCTCCGGGATGGCGCTGTCGGACGGTTCGGCGCTCGCCACGGACCTCGTCGTCTTCTCCGCCGGGGTGCGGCCCCGCGACCAGCTGGCCCGCGACTGCGGTCTGGAGGTCGGCCCGCGCGGCGGCATCGTCGTGGACGAGCAGTGCCGCACCTCGGACCGGGACGTCTTCGCGATCGGCGAGTGCGCGCTGGCCTCGGACGGCCGGGTGTACGGCCTGGTGGCCCCGGGGTACGAGATGGCCCTCGCCGCCGCCGAGGTGATCGCGGGCAGCACGGCCTCGTTCACCGGGGCCGACCTGTCCACGAAGCTGAAGCTGCTGGGCGTGGACGTCGCCTCCTTCGGTGACGCGCACGGCGCCGCCGAGGGCTGCCTCGACGTGGTGTACGCGGACTCCCGCTCGGGTGTCTACAAGAAGCTGGTGGTCGGCCGGGACGGCACCCTGCTCGGCGGGGTGCTGGTCGGTGACGCCGACCAGTACGGCACGCTGCGGCCGATGACGGGGACGGTCCTGCCGGTCGCCCCGGAGCAGCTGGTGCTGCCGGCCGGCGCGGGCGGCCCGGTCACCCTCGGCCCGTCGTCGCTGCCGGACGAGGCGGTCATCTGCTCCTGCCACAACGTCACCAAGGGCGCGATCTGCGAGCACACCACCCTGCCCGAGGTGAAGAAGTGCACCAAGGCCGGCACGGGCTGCGGCAGCTGCGTCAAGGTCATCGGGCAGCTGCTGCCGCAGCCGGAGGACCAGGGGCTGTGCGGCTGCTTCTCCTACAGCCGCAGCGAGCTGTACGAGATCGTCCGCACCCTCGGGGTCACCTCCTACGCCTCCCTGCTCGACTCGCACGGCCGCGAGCAGGCCCGCGGCGGTGAGGGCTGCGAGGTGTGCAAGCCGACGGTCGGCTCGATCATCGCCTCGCTCGCGCCGACGGTCGGTGCCAGCGGATACGTCCTGGACGGCGAGCAGGCCGCGCTCCAGGACACCAACGACCACTTCCTGGCCAACCTCCAGCGCAACGGCTCGTACTCGGTCGTGCCGCGCATCCCGGGCGGTGAGATCACCCCGGAGAAGCTGATCGTGATAGGCGAGGTGGCCCGGGACTTCGGGCTCTACACGAAGATCACCGGAGGCCAGCGGATCGACCTCTTCGGCGCCCGGGTGGACCAGCTGCCGCTGATCTGGACGCGGCTGGTGGACGCGGGCTTCGAGTCGGGGCACGCGTACGGGAAGGCGCTGCGCACGGTGAAGTCCTGTGTGGGGCAGACCTGGTGCCGCTACGGCGTGCAGGACTCGGTGAAGATGGCGATCGACCTGGAGCTGCGCTACCGGGGGCTGCGGGCGCCGCACAAGTTCAAGTCGGCGGTCTCGGGCTGCGCCCGGGAGTGCGCGGAGGCCCGCGGCAAGGACTTCGGGGTCATCGCCACCGCCCAGGGCTGGAACCTGTACGTCGGCGGCAACGGCGGGGCCACCCCGCGCCACGCGGACCTGCTCGCCCAGGACCTGTCGGACGCCGAACTGGTGCGGCTCATCGACCGGTTCCTGATGTTCTACATCCGCACGGCGGACCGGCTGGAGCGCACCGCGGCCTGGCTGGACCGGATCGAGGGCGGCCTGGAGCACGTACGGGACGTCGTCGTCCACGACTCGCTGGGGATCTGCGACGAGCTGGAGCGGCTGATGGCCGACCACGTCTCCGGTTACCGCGACGAGTGGGCCGAGACCATCAACGACCCGGAACGGCTCCGCCGCTTCGTCACCTTCGTCAACGACCCCGATGTGCCCGACCCCTCGGTGAAGTTCGTCCCGGAGCGTGACCAGGTCAAGCCCGACCTGGAGATCCTCGCGGGACCGGTGCTCGCCGTCCGCACTCTTGAAGGGACCCCCTCCTGA
- a CDS encoding NAD(P)/FAD-dependent oxidoreductase translates to MRTQSGNRARVVVIGAGMAGARLAARVPGVTVVGEERHAPYNRVLLAEVLAGRYEPDVIALPPAEVRRGVRAVRIDRAARLVHCDDGSVIGYGHLVLATGSNPVLPPLRGIGHTLPDGVHAFRTLDDCLALREAVRPGTRAVVIGGGLLGVSAARALAECGAQVVLAQQGEHLMERQLDAEAAGLLRGHLEALGVEVHTECRVRGLRCTDGSAPAVRAVELADGYELAAEVTVLACGVRPRTGLARAAGLEIRKGVLVDDELRTSDPYIHAVGDCAEHRSTVYGLAQAAIEQADVLAEVLAGRPARYDGTRALTRLTLRSPATDAPGALDLAAFGDSRPMPGDDVIRLADATRGAYRTVVVRGDRLAGGVLLGDLAAVGTLARTWQDDDPLPADMSLLHLLTNDGGF, encoded by the coding sequence ATGAGGACACAGAGCGGGAACAGGGCGCGTGTGGTGGTGATCGGCGCCGGGATGGCGGGCGCGCGGCTCGCCGCCCGGGTCCCCGGTGTCACCGTCGTCGGCGAGGAGCGGCACGCACCGTACAACAGGGTGCTGCTGGCCGAGGTGCTGGCCGGCCGGTACGAGCCGGACGTCATCGCGCTGCCGCCCGCCGAGGTGCGGCGCGGGGTGCGGGCCGTGCGGATCGACCGTGCCGCACGGCTGGTGCACTGCGACGACGGAAGCGTCATCGGGTACGGGCACCTGGTGCTGGCCACCGGCTCCAACCCGGTGCTGCCGCCGCTGCGTGGCATCGGTCACACCCTGCCGGACGGTGTCCACGCCTTCCGCACCCTGGACGACTGCCTCGCCCTGCGCGAGGCCGTACGCCCCGGGACGCGGGCGGTGGTCATCGGCGGAGGGCTCCTCGGGGTCTCGGCGGCCCGTGCGCTGGCCGAGTGCGGTGCCCAGGTGGTGCTGGCCCAGCAGGGCGAGCACCTGATGGAGCGCCAGCTGGACGCCGAGGCGGCCGGCCTGCTCCGCGGCCATCTGGAGGCCCTCGGTGTCGAGGTGCACACCGAGTGCCGGGTGCGCGGGCTGCGCTGCACGGACGGCTCCGCCCCGGCGGTGCGGGCCGTGGAGCTCGCCGACGGTTACGAGCTGGCGGCCGAGGTGACGGTGCTGGCCTGCGGGGTACGGCCCCGTACGGGGCTGGCGCGGGCCGCCGGGCTGGAGATCCGCAAGGGCGTCCTCGTCGACGACGAGCTGCGCACCTCGGACCCGTACATCCACGCGGTCGGTGACTGCGCCGAGCACCGCTCCACCGTCTACGGGCTGGCCCAGGCCGCCATCGAGCAGGCCGACGTGCTGGCCGAGGTGCTGGCCGGCCGGCCCGCCCGGTACGACGGCACCCGGGCCCTGACCCGGCTGACGCTGCGCTCCCCCGCCACGGACGCCCCCGGCGCGCTCGACCTGGCCGCCTTCGGCGACTCCCGCCCGATGCCCGGCGACGACGTGATCCGGCTGGCCGACGCCACCCGGGGCGCGTACCGCACGGTCGTCGTCCGGGGCGACCGGCTGGCGGGCGGGGTGCTCCTCGGTGATCTCGCCGCGGTCGGCACCCTCGCCCGTACCTGGCAGGACGACGACCCGCTCCCCGCCGACATGTCCCTGCTCCACCTGCTCACCAACGACGGAGGCTTCTGA
- a CDS encoding sulfite exporter TauE/SafE family protein encodes MPETTLTTLVLLCLAAAAAGWIDAVVGGGGLLLLPALLLGLPHVPAAQVLGTNKAVAIVGTTGAAVTYVRRAPVQVATALRIGLMALAGSMTGAFFAAGISSEVLRPVIMVVLLGVAAFVLARPSFGTAAAGDVTGKRVTRARLVTATVLVGGGIGFYDGLFGPGTGTFLVLALTAVLHLDLVTASATAKIVNVCTNGGALAMFAYQGTVLWQLAALMAVFNLAGGLFGARMALRKGSGFVRGVLLVVVFSLVAKLGFDQWTG; translated from the coding sequence ATGCCCGAGACAACACTCACCACCCTCGTCCTGCTGTGCCTGGCCGCAGCCGCGGCGGGCTGGATCGACGCGGTGGTGGGCGGTGGCGGACTCCTCCTGCTGCCGGCCCTGCTGCTCGGCCTGCCGCACGTCCCGGCCGCGCAGGTGCTGGGCACCAACAAGGCGGTCGCCATCGTCGGCACGACGGGAGCGGCCGTCACCTATGTGCGCAGGGCGCCGGTCCAGGTGGCCACCGCCCTGCGCATCGGGCTGATGGCGCTGGCCGGGTCGATGACCGGCGCGTTCTTCGCCGCCGGGATCAGCAGTGAGGTGCTGCGCCCGGTGATCATGGTGGTGCTGCTCGGTGTGGCGGCCTTCGTGCTGGCACGGCCCTCCTTCGGCACCGCGGCGGCGGGCGACGTGACGGGCAAGCGGGTCACCCGGGCCCGGCTGGTCACCGCGACGGTGCTGGTGGGCGGCGGCATCGGCTTCTACGACGGGCTGTTCGGCCCCGGCACGGGCACCTTCCTGGTACTGGCCCTGACGGCCGTGCTCCACCTCGACCTGGTCACCGCGTCCGCCACCGCCAAGATCGTGAACGTCTGCACCAACGGCGGCGCGCTCGCGATGTTCGCCTACCAGGGCACCGTGCTGTGGCAGCTGGCCGCGCTGATGGCCGTATTCAATCTGGCGGGCGGCCTGTTCGGGGCGCGGATGGCGCTCCGCAAGGGCAGCGGCTTCGTCCGCGGGGTGCTGCTGGTCGTGGTCTTCTCCCTGGTCGCCAAACTGGGCTTCGACCAGTGGACGGGCTGA
- a CDS encoding class F sortase, which translates to MDRTALRARAWLAGIAALSGIWLVQNGTAARVVAPQPATAQAFASASGPRPGSAVAKPLGASEPVRIRIPRIGVDAPMTRLALGADGRLEAPSPEESDRAGWFGGGTPPGAKGTAIVAGHVDDAEGPAVFYGLGSLKKGARAEIDRADGRTAVFTVDAVEVYDNDAFPDERVYGPSGHAALRLITCGGGYSRETGYQGNVVVYAHLTGVR; encoded by the coding sequence GTGGACCGTACGGCCCTCAGGGCCAGGGCCTGGCTGGCGGGCATCGCCGCGCTGTCCGGGATCTGGCTGGTCCAGAACGGCACGGCGGCCCGGGTCGTCGCCCCTCAGCCCGCCACCGCCCAGGCCTTCGCCTCGGCCTCCGGGCCCCGGCCGGGCTCCGCGGTCGCGAAGCCGCTGGGCGCCTCCGAGCCCGTCCGTATCCGCATCCCGCGCATCGGCGTGGACGCGCCCATGACACGACTGGCGCTCGGTGCCGACGGGCGCCTGGAGGCGCCGTCACCCGAGGAGAGCGACCGGGCGGGCTGGTTCGGCGGTGGCACCCCGCCCGGCGCGAAGGGCACCGCGATCGTGGCCGGCCACGTCGACGACGCCGAGGGTCCCGCCGTCTTCTACGGCCTGGGGTCCCTGAAGAAGGGCGCGCGGGCCGAGATCGACCGCGCGGACGGCCGTACCGCCGTCTTCACGGTCGACGCGGTCGAGGTGTACGACAACGACGCCTTCCCCGACGAGCGGGTCTACGGCCCGTCCGGGCACGCGGCCCTGCGCCTGATCACCTGCGGCGGCGGCTACAGCCGGGAGACCGGTTACCAGGGCAACGTGGTGGTGTACGCCCATCTCACCGGGGTGCGCTGA
- a CDS encoding DUF5990 family protein, which translates to MQIHIEATHLPGRDCAPGPGFPGRTGVHVGVQRKDRPGELLGVHPGDAPSAGWTLECDAVSTADGIVVSGPYVQNRLGGRFVYLSWGTVDGDGVFSMFRRAKLMLADIDPGILSAAALTGHLTARLRLTDELGRPRCARVRPGDIEWSATPGPAAAGA; encoded by the coding sequence ATGCAGATCCATATCGAGGCGACCCACCTCCCGGGCCGCGACTGCGCGCCCGGCCCCGGCTTCCCCGGCCGCACGGGCGTCCACGTCGGCGTACAGCGCAAGGACAGGCCCGGGGAGCTGCTGGGCGTGCACCCCGGCGACGCCCCCTCGGCCGGCTGGACCCTGGAGTGCGACGCGGTGTCCACCGCCGACGGCATCGTGGTGTCGGGGCCGTACGTCCAGAACCGGCTGGGCGGGCGCTTCGTCTATCTGTCCTGGGGCACCGTGGACGGGGACGGCGTCTTCAGCATGTTCCGGCGCGCCAAGCTGATGCTGGCCGACATCGACCCCGGCATCCTGAGCGCCGCCGCGCTGACCGGCCACCTGACCGCGCGGCTGCGGCTGACCGACGAGCTGGGACGGCCGCGGTGTGCCCGGGTGCGGCCCGGGGACATCGAGTGGTCCGCCACACCGGGGCCGGCCGCGGCCGGGGCGTGA
- a CDS encoding aminotransferase class IV: protein MTTPAEALYVEMDGRPATEADLRVPAFAGYGHFTAFQVRKRRVRGLARHLERLDAANRELFGLPLEGERVRALVGHALDGAGAVDAAVRVHGYLPPGRSGTAVMVTVAGPARMPSAPRGLMSVPYARTAAELKRPGDFGQMYHLARARRAGFDEALLTAPGGVVTEGAVTSIGFWDGTSVVLPDAPALTGVTMALLEDRPAAGRPFVRRTVTLDGLGAYRAAFVTNSQGIAPVHRIDGTVFEVDEALMEDLAAAYGAAPASTV, encoded by the coding sequence ATGACGACCCCCGCCGAGGCGCTGTACGTCGAGATGGACGGCCGCCCCGCCACCGAGGCCGACCTGCGGGTCCCGGCCTTCGCCGGATACGGCCACTTCACCGCGTTCCAGGTGAGGAAGCGGCGGGTGCGCGGTCTCGCACGGCACCTGGAACGGCTGGACGCGGCGAACCGCGAGCTGTTCGGGCTGCCCCTGGAGGGTGAGCGGGTGCGCGCCCTGGTCGGGCACGCCCTCGACGGCGCCGGGGCCGTGGACGCGGCGGTCCGCGTCCACGGCTACCTCCCCCCGGGAAGGTCCGGGACGGCCGTGATGGTGACGGTGGCCGGACCCGCGCGGATGCCCTCGGCCCCGCGCGGCCTGATGTCCGTCCCGTACGCGCGCACGGCCGCGGAGCTGAAGCGCCCCGGCGACTTCGGCCAGATGTACCACCTGGCGCGGGCGAGGAGGGCGGGGTTCGACGAGGCGCTGCTGACGGCTCCCGGCGGGGTGGTCACCGAGGGCGCCGTCACCAGCATCGGCTTCTGGGACGGTACTTCGGTGGTCCTGCCGGACGCCCCGGCACTGACCGGCGTCACCATGGCGCTGCTGGAGGACCGGCCGGCGGCGGGCCGCCCCTTCGTCCGGCGGACGGTGACCCTGGACGGCCTGGGCGCCTACCGGGCGGCGTTCGTCACCAACTCCCAGGGCATCGCCCCCGTCCACCGGATCGACGGCACCGTGTTCGAGGTCGACGAGGCCCTGATGGAGGACCTGGCGGCCGCGTACGGGGCCGCCCCCGCGAGTACCGTCTGA
- a CDS encoding NADPH-dependent FMN reductase translates to MELHTLTSPAHTSADAPLKVAVILGSNREGRFGPVVADWFLSRAAAHPGIETGLIDTAGTEPPTAPGPVDLTDRLTEADAFVVLTPEYNHSYPAPLKHLIDRHFAPWQAKPVAFVSYGGISGGLRAVEHLRQVFAELHAVTLRDTVSFPNAGALFDDRGRPRDPAPVDAAAKTLLDQLVWWGLSLREARARRPYGA, encoded by the coding sequence ATGGAACTCCACACGCTCACCAGCCCCGCCCACACCTCTGCCGACGCGCCGCTGAAGGTGGCGGTCATCCTCGGCAGCAACCGCGAGGGACGCTTCGGGCCCGTCGTCGCCGACTGGTTCCTCTCCCGGGCCGCCGCCCATCCCGGCATCGAGACCGGCCTGATCGACACCGCCGGAACCGAACCCCCGACCGCCCCCGGCCCCGTGGACCTCACGGACCGGCTGACGGAGGCCGACGCCTTCGTCGTCCTGACCCCGGAGTACAACCACTCCTACCCCGCCCCGCTGAAGCACCTCATCGACCGGCACTTCGCCCCGTGGCAGGCCAAGCCCGTCGCCTTCGTGTCGTACGGCGGGATCAGCGGCGGTCTGCGGGCGGTCGAGCACCTGCGCCAGGTCTTCGCCGAACTGCACGCCGTGACCCTGCGCGACACCGTCTCCTTCCCCAACGCCGGCGCGCTCTTCGACGACCGGGGCAGGCCCAGGGACCCCGCCCCCGTCGACGCCGCCGCCAAGACCCTGCTGGACCAGCTGGTGTGGTGGGGGCTGTCCCTGCGCGAGGCCAGGGCGCGCCGCCCGTACGGCGCCTGA
- the cutA gene encoding divalent-cation tolerance protein CutA, producing MTDPAWLTVLTTTDSEEKARTLARGVVEARLAACAQVSGPVTSVYRWQDAVETGQEWQVLFKTTALRYDELEAHLLLAHDYDTPEIIATPVVRGSSRYLAWVAAETAPPAAL from the coding sequence ATGACCGACCCCGCATGGCTGACCGTGCTGACCACGACGGACAGCGAGGAGAAGGCCCGCACCCTGGCCCGGGGGGTGGTGGAGGCGCGGCTCGCAGCCTGCGCCCAGGTCTCCGGACCGGTCACCTCGGTCTACCGGTGGCAGGACGCCGTCGAGACCGGCCAGGAATGGCAGGTGCTGTTCAAGACCACGGCCCTGCGCTACGACGAACTGGAGGCCCACCTCCTCCTGGCACACGACTACGACACCCCGGAGATCATCGCCACCCCCGTCGTGCGGGGCAGCAGCCGCTACCTCGCCTGGGTGGCCGCCGAGACGGCGCCCCCGGCCGCCCTCTGA